The following coding sequences are from one Acidimicrobiales bacterium window:
- the purE gene encoding 5-(carboxyamino)imidazole ribonucleotide mutase has protein sequence MSVAIVMGSDSDEGVMRAAAEALDEFGIAWEMHVFSAHRSPDATLAYARGAADAGIEVIVAGAGGAAHLPGVLAAVTPLPVIGVPIALKALDGLDSLLSIVQMPRGIPVAAVAIDNARNAGLLAVRILGVGDPELRARIRDFQARLAAEVGERDAAMQSRLGR, from the coding sequence ATGAGCGTCGCGATCGTCATGGGAAGCGACTCCGACGAGGGCGTGATGCGCGCCGCCGCGGAGGCACTCGACGAGTTTGGCATCGCCTGGGAGATGCACGTCTTCTCGGCCCACCGGAGCCCGGACGCCACCCTCGCCTACGCGCGCGGTGCCGCGGACGCCGGCATCGAGGTGATCGTCGCCGGCGCGGGCGGCGCCGCGCACCTGCCGGGGGTCCTCGCCGCGGTGACCCCGCTGCCGGTCATCGGGGTGCCGATCGCGCTGAAGGCGCTCGACGGCCTCGACTCGCTGCTGTCGATCGTGCAGATGCCGCGCGGCATCCCCGTCGCCGCGGTCGCGATCGACAACGCCCGCAACGCCGGCCTCCTCGCGGTGCGCATCCTCGGCGTCGGCGACCCCGAGCTGCGCGCGAGGATCCGCGACTTCCAGGCGCGCCTCGCCGCCGAGGTCGGTGAGCGGGACGCCGCGATGCAAAGCCGCCTCGGCCGCTGA
- a CDS encoding LLM class flavin-dependent oxidoreductase: MTINALSVLDQSPMPEGSSASEVLANTVELAQLTERLGYRRYWLAEHHGTLGLAGSAPEILIAHVAAHTTSIRVGSGGVMLSHYSPLKVAEQFHLLESLHPGRIDLGLGRAPGGEPLTSIALQRNREHPAGDDFLEQLAELVAWFGGRFPEQHPFARLAATPLPEGNPPIWLLSSSGYSAAVAGHYGMGLCFAHFISDEGGPAAVEHYRARFTEAWPEDEPQATFAVGVICAESDAEADELATSADLWRLRSRRYNERGPVPSVASARAFPYSPTDRSFIEQSRQKLIVGSPGVVRERLETLAAAYGAEEIVIVTVIHDHAARLRSYELLAETFIPSGAAAAGQVTA, from the coding sequence ATGACGATCAACGCCCTCAGCGTCCTTGACCAGTCGCCGATGCCCGAGGGCTCCTCGGCAAGCGAGGTCCTCGCGAACACCGTGGAGCTCGCGCAGCTCACCGAGCGCCTCGGCTACCGCCGTTACTGGCTGGCCGAGCACCACGGCACCCTCGGCCTCGCGGGCAGCGCCCCCGAGATCCTCATCGCGCACGTCGCCGCGCACACGACGTCGATCCGCGTCGGCTCCGGTGGCGTGATGCTCTCCCACTACAGCCCCCTCAAGGTGGCCGAGCAGTTCCACCTCCTCGAGTCGCTGCACCCCGGCCGCATCGACCTCGGCCTCGGGCGGGCGCCGGGGGGCGAGCCGCTCACCTCGATCGCGCTGCAGCGCAATCGCGAGCACCCCGCCGGGGACGACTTCCTCGAGCAGCTCGCCGAGCTCGTCGCCTGGTTCGGTGGCCGCTTCCCCGAGCAGCACCCCTTCGCGCGGCTGGCCGCGACCCCCCTCCCCGAGGGCAACCCGCCGATCTGGCTGCTGAGCTCGAGCGGCTACTCCGCAGCCGTCGCCGGTCACTACGGCATGGGCCTGTGCTTCGCGCACTTCATCAGCGACGAGGGCGGGCCCGCCGCCGTCGAGCACTACCGGGCGCGCTTCACCGAAGCGTGGCCCGAGGACGAGCCGCAGGCGACCTTCGCCGTCGGCGTGATCTGCGCGGAGAGCGACGCCGAGGCCGACGAGCTCGCCACGAGTGCCGACCTCTGGCGCCTCCGCTCCCGCCGCTACAACGAGCGCGGCCCCGTCCCGAGCGTCGCCTCGGCGCGCGCCTTTCCCTACTCGCCCACCGACCGGAGCTTCATCGAGCAGTCGCGACAGAAGCTCATCGTCGGCTCGCCCGGCGTGGTCCGCGAGCGGCTGGAGACGCTGGCGGCTGCCTACGGTGCCGAGGAGATCGTGATCGTCACCGTGATCCACGACCACGCGGCGAGGCTGCGCTCCTACGAGCTGCTCGCCGAGACCTTCATCCCCTCGGGTGCCGCCGCCGCGGGGCAGGTAACCGCTTAG
- a CDS encoding ChbG/HpnK family deacetylase, which yields MAALVERLGLAPGTRALVVSCDDLGFSHEANTAIYGALRSGAATSASLMVPGPWARAAAAEYRGEAVGVHLVLNAELDLYRWGPITHSPSLLDGDGAFPRTVDDVWEHADLDEVRREWRAQLERAVLWGIGVDHLDAHLGGVELKPEFFDVYLDLAEEYHLPVRLPGPDAERRLGFPFRELAHERGIVSPDRAVAMSALGTTVAEIRAAVAGLPEGVTEVYLRPALDSPALRYAAPDWAERVREAELLAEGALTVVGGTAVAISYRVLAQLMGR from the coding sequence ATGGCAGCGCTCGTCGAACGCCTCGGCCTCGCGCCCGGCACCCGGGCCCTCGTCGTCTCCTGTGACGACCTCGGCTTCAGCCACGAGGCGAACACCGCTATCTACGGCGCGCTGCGCAGCGGTGCGGCCACCTCCGCCTCGCTGATGGTCCCGGGCCCCTGGGCGCGCGCCGCCGCCGCGGAGTACCGGGGTGAGGCGGTCGGGGTCCACCTCGTGCTGAACGCCGAGCTCGACCTCTACCGGTGGGGTCCGATCACCCACTCCCCGAGCCTGCTCGACGGCGACGGTGCCTTCCCGCGGACCGTCGACGACGTCTGGGAGCACGCCGACCTCGATGAGGTGCGTCGGGAGTGGCGCGCGCAGCTGGAGCGGGCGGTGCTCTGGGGCATCGGCGTCGACCACCTCGACGCCCACCTCGGCGGCGTCGAGCTGAAGCCCGAGTTCTTCGACGTCTATCTCGACCTCGCCGAGGAGTATCACCTGCCCGTCCGCCTCCCCGGCCCCGACGCCGAGCGCCGCCTCGGCTTCCCCTTCCGCGAGCTCGCCCACGAGCGCGGGATCGTCTCGCCCGACCGCGCGGTCGCGATGAGCGCCCTCGGGACGACCGTCGCCGAGATCCGGGCCGCAGTCGCAGGGCTCCCCGAAGGGGTGACCGAGGTCTACCTCCGGCCGGCGCTCGACTCGCCGGCGCTGCGCTACGCGGCACCGGACTGGGCGGAGCGGGTCCGCGAGGCAGAGCTGCTCGCCGAGGGGGCGCTCACGGTGGTCGGCGGGACAGCCGTGGCGATCAGTTACCGCGTGCTCGCACAGCTGATGGGGCGCTGA
- the aroC gene encoding chorismate synthase: protein MLRFLTAGESHGQSLVVTIDGLPAGLPITIEEIDGELGRRRLGYGRGPRMRFEKDEIRLLAGIRHGRTLGSPIAVEIGNTEWPKWTEEMSPFPGAPSKLETRPRPGHADLAGMQKYGFNDARDVLERASARETAARVVAGTFAKALLARIGVDVISHIVQIGEARAPEGVRPLPGDLAAVDESEVRCFDPATAEAMVAEIKAAMKVGDSLGGIAEVLAYGVPVGLGSHVQWDRKIDGLLAQALMSIHAIKGVELGDGFDLARRRGSEAHDAIFWDGEGYVRETARAGGTEGGITTGGLIVARAAMKPLATLNRPVLHTVDVETKEDALSFRERTDAVAVPAMGVVAETMVALVLAGEALVKFGGDSLSEFLRNHDAYLKALAETPSAVAPRPTPAG, encoded by the coding sequence ATGCTCCGATTTCTCACTGCCGGGGAATCCCACGGCCAGTCGCTCGTGGTCACCATCGACGGCCTCCCGGCGGGGCTCCCGATCACCATCGAGGAGATCGACGGCGAGCTCGGTCGCCGTCGCCTCGGCTACGGGCGTGGCCCGCGGATGCGCTTCGAGAAGGACGAGATCCGCCTCCTCGCCGGCATCCGCCACGGGCGCACGCTCGGCTCGCCGATCGCGGTCGAGATCGGGAACACCGAGTGGCCGAAGTGGACCGAGGAGATGTCACCCTTCCCGGGCGCCCCCTCCAAGCTCGAGACCCGCCCCCGCCCCGGCCACGCGGACCTCGCCGGCATGCAGAAGTACGGCTTCAACGACGCCCGCGACGTCCTCGAGCGGGCCTCGGCGCGTGAGACCGCGGCGCGCGTCGTGGCCGGGACCTTCGCGAAGGCCCTGCTGGCGCGCATCGGCGTCGATGTGATCAGCCACATCGTCCAGATCGGCGAGGCGCGCGCCCCCGAGGGCGTCCGACCTCTGCCCGGCGACCTCGCGGCTGTCGACGAGTCCGAGGTGCGCTGCTTCGACCCCGCGACGGCCGAGGCGATGGTCGCCGAGATCAAGGCCGCGATGAAGGTCGGCGACTCGCTCGGCGGCATCGCCGAGGTGCTCGCCTACGGCGTCCCCGTCGGCCTCGGGAGCCACGTCCAGTGGGACCGCAAGATCGATGGCCTCCTCGCCCAGGCGCTGATGAGCATCCACGCGATCAAAGGCGTCGAGCTCGGTGACGGCTTCGACCTCGCCCGCCGCCGCGGCTCGGAGGCGCACGACGCGATCTTCTGGGACGGGGAGGGCTACGTGCGCGAGACGGCCCGCGCCGGGGGCACCGAGGGGGGCATCACCACCGGCGGGCTGATCGTCGCGCGCGCCGCGATGAAGCCCCTCGCCACGCTCAACCGCCCGGTGCTGCACACTGTCGACGTCGAGACCAAAGAGGACGCGCTCTCCTTCCGGGAGCGGACCGACGCCGTCGCCGTCCCCGCGATGGGCGTCGTCGCCGAGACGATGGTCGCCCTCGTCCTTGCAGGCGAGGCGCTCGTGAAGTTCGGCGGAGACTCCCTGAGCGAGTTCCTGCGCAACCACGACGCCTACCTGAAGGCGCTCGCGGAGACCCCCTCGGCGGTCGCGCCGCGGCCGACCCCGGCCGGCTGA
- a CDS encoding pyruvate carboxylase has product MITKVLVANRGEIAIRAFRAAYELGLRSVAVYPYEDRNSLHRQKADEAYQIGELGRPVAAYLDVEAIVDAAMRAGVDAVYPGYGFLSENPALAEACAARGITFVGPSPQVLRLAGNKVQALAAARAAGIPTLRSTPAATEVGELVAAAPAVGFPLFVKATAGGGGRGLRRVEEPAALGAAIEAAMREAASAFGDPRVFLEQAVARPRHIEVQVLADASGEVIHLFERDCSVQRRHQKVIEVAPAQNLDPAVRAELCADAVRFARTIGYANAGTVEFLVGEDASHVFIEMNPRIQVEHTVTEEVTGVDLVQAQFQIAGGASLAELGLSQESIRVSGAALQCRITTEDPANDFRPDSGRISGYRSAGGAGIRLDGGTVATGAEVLPYFDSLLVKVTARGRTWNEAVNRQRRAVTEFRIRGVTTNIAFLQAVLDDPDFRAGNATTALLEEKPELLLARTGTDRGSRLLAYLADVTVNHPNGVAPGPFDPLAKLPACDLSLAAPPASRERLQRLGPAGFASWLRDETAVAVTDTTFRDAHQSLLATRVRSADLLAVAPYLARLTPELLSIEAWGGATYDVALRFLHEDPWQRLEALRAAVPNICLQMLLRGRNTVGYTPYPEVVTERFVAEAARTGVDLFRIFDALNDVGQMRPAIDAVLAAGALAEGTLCYTGNLSSAEERTYTLDYYLTIAEQLVAAGVHILCVKDMAGLLRPPAARTLVGALRERFDLPLHLHTHDTAGGQLATYLAATEAGVDAIDGASAPMAGTTSQPSLSAIAAALDSTERAGSLSLASLTSLEPYWEELRRLYAPFESGLPGPTGRVYLHEIPGGQLSNLRQQAAAVGLGDRFEEVELRYAQANAILGNIVKVTPTSKVVGDLALQLAASGADAAEFAAEPERFDLPDSVLRFLAGELGTPANGFPEPFRSRALEGREPLLLESTVSEEEAAALDGPERRETLNRLLFPGPAGEYEEAFDRYGDLSVLPSSAFFYGLTQHEELNVELEPGVQLIYALEAIGHADEHGMRTVVCLLNGQYRPISVRDRTLAGDAPVAERADPSDERQIGAPFTGVVTLRVTKDDYVEAGDVVATIEAMKMEAAITATVPGEVAHLAIAQVASVQAGDLLLRLA; this is encoded by the coding sequence ATGATCACCAAGGTGCTCGTCGCGAACCGGGGCGAGATCGCCATCCGCGCCTTTCGCGCGGCCTACGAGCTCGGCCTGCGCTCGGTCGCCGTCTACCCCTACGAGGACCGCAACTCGCTGCACCGCCAGAAGGCGGACGAGGCCTACCAGATCGGCGAGCTCGGCCGTCCCGTCGCCGCCTATCTCGACGTCGAGGCGATCGTCGACGCCGCCATGCGCGCCGGCGTCGACGCCGTCTACCCCGGCTACGGCTTCCTCTCGGAGAACCCGGCCCTCGCCGAGGCCTGTGCGGCGCGTGGCATCACCTTCGTCGGCCCCTCCCCGCAGGTGCTGCGCCTCGCCGGCAACAAGGTCCAGGCGCTCGCCGCGGCGCGCGCCGCGGGGATCCCGACGCTGCGCTCCACGCCGGCCGCGACCGAGGTCGGCGAGCTCGTCGCGGCGGCACCGGCGGTCGGCTTCCCGCTCTTCGTGAAGGCCACCGCGGGCGGGGGCGGGCGGGGGCTGCGGCGCGTCGAGGAGCCCGCGGCGCTGGGCGCCGCGATCGAGGCCGCGATGCGCGAGGCCGCCTCGGCCTTCGGGGACCCGCGTGTCTTTCTCGAGCAGGCGGTGGCCCGCCCCCGCCACATCGAGGTGCAGGTGCTCGCGGACGCGAGCGGCGAGGTCATCCACCTCTTCGAGCGCGACTGCTCGGTGCAGCGCCGCCACCAAAAGGTGATCGAGGTCGCCCCCGCCCAGAACCTCGACCCCGCGGTGCGCGCCGAGCTGTGCGCGGACGCGGTGCGCTTCGCGAGGACGATCGGCTACGCGAACGCGGGCACGGTCGAGTTCCTCGTCGGCGAGGACGCCAGCCACGTCTTCATCGAGATGAACCCCCGCATCCAGGTCGAGCACACCGTGACCGAGGAGGTCACCGGGGTCGACCTCGTGCAGGCACAGTTCCAGATCGCGGGCGGCGCCTCGCTCGCGGAGCTCGGGCTCTCCCAGGAGTCGATCCGCGTCTCGGGGGCCGCCCTGCAGTGCCGGATCACCACCGAGGACCCGGCGAACGACTTCCGCCCCGACTCGGGGCGCATCTCCGGGTACCGCTCGGCGGGGGGCGCGGGGATCCGCCTCGACGGCGGGACCGTGGCGACGGGTGCCGAGGTCCTCCCCTACTTCGACTCGCTGCTCGTGAAGGTCACCGCCCGCGGCAGGACCTGGAACGAGGCCGTCAACCGCCAGCGACGGGCCGTCACCGAGTTCCGGATCCGCGGCGTCACCACCAACATCGCCTTCCTGCAGGCCGTCCTCGACGACCCCGACTTCCGCGCCGGCAACGCGACGACGGCGCTCCTCGAGGAGAAGCCCGAGCTGCTGCTCGCCCGCACCGGCACCGACCGCGGCTCGCGGCTCCTCGCCTACCTCGCCGACGTCACCGTGAACCACCCGAACGGCGTCGCGCCCGGCCCCTTCGACCCGCTCGCGAAGCTCCCTGCGTGCGACCTCTCGCTCGCCGCGCCGCCCGCTTCGCGGGAGCGGCTGCAGCGCCTCGGCCCGGCGGGCTTCGCCAGCTGGCTGCGCGACGAGACGGCGGTCGCGGTCACCGACACGACCTTTCGCGACGCGCACCAGTCGCTGCTCGCGACGCGGGTGCGCAGCGCTGACCTCCTCGCGGTCGCCCCCTACCTCGCCCGCCTCACGCCCGAGCTCTTGAGCATCGAGGCCTGGGGCGGCGCCACCTACGACGTCGCCCTGCGCTTCCTCCACGAGGACCCCTGGCAGCGCCTCGAGGCGCTACGCGCCGCGGTCCCCAACATCTGCCTGCAGATGCTGCTGCGCGGCCGCAACACCGTCGGCTACACCCCCTACCCCGAGGTCGTCACCGAGCGCTTCGTCGCCGAGGCGGCGCGCACCGGCGTCGACCTGTTCCGCATCTTCGACGCACTGAACGACGTCGGCCAGATGCGTCCGGCGATCGACGCGGTGCTCGCGGCCGGGGCGCTCGCCGAGGGCACGCTCTGCTACACGGGCAACCTGTCGAGCGCCGAGGAGCGCACCTACACCCTCGACTACTACCTGACCATCGCCGAGCAGCTCGTCGCCGCGGGCGTGCACATCCTCTGCGTGAAGGACATGGCGGGCCTCCTCCGCCCCCCCGCGGCGCGCACCCTCGTCGGGGCGCTCAGGGAGCGATTCGACCTCCCGCTCCACCTGCACACCCACGACACCGCCGGCGGGCAGCTCGCCACCTACCTCGCGGCGACCGAGGCCGGCGTGGACGCGATCGACGGCGCGAGCGCGCCGATGGCGGGCACCACCAGCCAGCCCTCGCTCTCGGCGATCGCCGCCGCGCTCGACTCGACCGAGCGGGCGGGCAGCCTCTCGCTCGCCTCCCTCACCTCGCTCGAGCCCTACTGGGAGGAGCTGCGGCGCCTCTACGCCCCCTTCGAGTCCGGCCTCCCCGGCCCGACCGGGCGCGTCTACCTCCACGAGATCCCCGGCGGCCAGCTCTCCAACCTCCGCCAGCAGGCGGCCGCCGTCGGCCTCGGGGACCGCTTCGAGGAGGTCGAGCTGCGCTACGCGCAGGCGAACGCGATCCTCGGCAACATCGTGAAGGTCACCCCGACGAGCAAGGTCGTCGGGGACCTCGCCCTGCAGCTCGCGGCGAGCGGGGCCGACGCCGCGGAGTTCGCCGCCGAGCCGGAGCGCTTCGACCTCCCCGACAGCGTGCTGCGCTTCCTCGCCGGCGAGCTCGGCACCCCGGCCAACGGCTTCCCCGAGCCCTTCCGCAGCCGCGCCCTCGAGGGTCGTGAGCCGCTCCTCCTCGAGAGCACGGTGAGCGAGGAGGAGGCGGCCGCGCTCGACGGGCCGGAGCGACGCGAGACCCTCAACCGGCTCTTGTTCCCGGGGCCGGCGGGCGAGTACGAGGAGGCCTTCGACCGCTACGGCGACCTCTCGGTCCTCCCCTCCAGCGCCTTTTTCTACGGCCTCACCCAGCACGAGGAGCTCAACGTCGAGCTCGAGCCGGGGGTGCAGCTGATCTATGCGCTGGAGGCGATCGGCCACGCCGACGAGCACGGGATGCGCACCGTCGTCTGCCTGCTGAACGGCCAGTACCGGCCGATCTCGGTGCGCGACCGGACCCTCGCCGGCGACGCCCCCGTCGCCGAGCGCGCCGACCCCTCCGACGAACGCCAGATCGGCGCACCCTTCACCGGGGTCGTGACGCTGCGCGTCACCAAGGACGACTACGTGGAGGCGGGCGACGTGGTGGCGACCATCGAGGCGATGAAGATGGAGGCTGCGATCACCGCCACCGTGCCGGGCGAGGTCGCCCACCTCGCGATCGCCCAGGTCGCCTCCGTGCAGGCCGGCGACCTGCTGCTCCGTCTCGCCTAG
- a CDS encoding amidohydrolase family protein — MYNGVKVYDVHSHVSVPASSNAFVASLMASNTVMKSPLSQGGRGQATEEEFRAAAARHLAYMDDRDIDVQIIGPRPFMQLGWMSPHLIPAWARYVNDTIHQQITFNPDRFLGAVMLPQDSDAADISHVLPELDRCVNEYNFVAAYLSPDPKGLRTTPGVNEPYWYPLYERCSELNLPIIV, encoded by the coding sequence ATGTACAACGGCGTCAAGGTCTACGACGTCCACAGTCACGTCTCCGTGCCGGCGTCTTCGAACGCCTTCGTCGCGAGCCTGATGGCGTCGAACACGGTGATGAAGAGCCCGCTCTCCCAGGGAGGACGGGGTCAGGCCACCGAGGAGGAGTTCCGCGCCGCTGCGGCCCGTCACCTTGCCTACATGGACGACCGGGACATCGACGTCCAGATCATCGGCCCGCGACCGTTCATGCAGCTCGGCTGGATGTCCCCGCACCTCATCCCGGCGTGGGCGCGCTACGTGAACGACACGATCCACCAGCAGATCACCTTCAACCCCGACCGCTTCCTCGGCGCGGTGATGCTCCCGCAGGACTCCGACGCCGCGGACATCAGCCACGTGCTGCCCGAGCTCGACCGCTGCGTGAACGAGTACAACTTCGTCGCCGCCTACCTCTCGCCGGACCCGAAGGGCCTGCGCACCACCCCGGGCGTCAACGAGCCGTACTGGTACCCGCTCTACGAGCGCTGCAGCGAGCTCAACCTGCCGATCATCGTG
- a CDS encoding RidA family protein has product MADTRRRSIDIEGAAHGAPIPMGCRIDNIVYSSGIMGTDPATEKVAESGPDQVKYAFANLRKFLDAAGVTPEDVIRMTVLLGDNSLRGAINEEWLKMFPDEASRPARHAMNLELAGTMLVQLEVICVAKD; this is encoded by the coding sequence GTGGCCGACACGAGACGGCGTTCGATCGACATCGAGGGCGCGGCACACGGCGCGCCGATCCCGATGGGCTGCCGGATCGACAACATCGTGTACTCGTCCGGGATCATGGGCACCGACCCGGCGACGGAGAAGGTCGCGGAGAGCGGTCCCGACCAGGTCAAATACGCCTTCGCCAACCTGCGCAAGTTCCTCGACGCGGCGGGCGTCACCCCCGAGGACGTGATCCGCATGACTGTGCTGCTCGGCGACAACTCGCTGCGCGGCGCGATCAACGAGGAGTGGCTGAAGATGTTCCCCGACGAGGCGAGCCGGCCCGCCCGTCACGCGATGAACCTCGAGCTCGCCGGCACGATGCTGGTGCAACTCGAGGTCATCTGCGTCGCGAAGGACTGA
- a CDS encoding PD-(D/E)XK nuclease family protein yields MTLTLPSTLTPSKLGRFVSCPLAFRYSYIEHLPEPPSIYQLRGTLLHRALQLLFEERSSERTMVAASSALARATGELGEEIEGLELGATDLAAFHREAGVLLEHYFALEDPTGVQPVGLELDLRANFEGIELRGIIDRLDRLADGRFVVVDYKTGRSPRPEQSRSRLVGVQFYAFLCEQTLGIRPSEVRLMYLKDQVVVVESPTDQSMRGLTQRARAVWTAIERACTADDFRPNPSPLCNYCAFQDFCPAYAAASA; encoded by the coding sequence ATGACCCTCACCCTGCCGAGCACGCTCACGCCCTCGAAGCTCGGACGGTTCGTGAGCTGCCCCCTGGCCTTCCGTTACTCCTACATCGAACACCTTCCCGAACCGCCCTCGATCTACCAACTGCGCGGCACCCTCCTCCACCGTGCCCTCCAGCTGCTGTTCGAGGAGCGCTCCTCGGAGCGGACGATGGTCGCCGCCTCTTCGGCCCTCGCACGCGCCACCGGCGAGCTCGGCGAGGAGATCGAGGGCCTCGAGCTCGGCGCCACCGATCTCGCGGCCTTCCACCGCGAGGCCGGGGTGCTCCTCGAGCACTACTTCGCCCTCGAGGACCCGACGGGGGTGCAACCGGTCGGCCTCGAGCTCGACCTGCGCGCGAACTTCGAGGGCATCGAGCTGCGCGGGATCATCGACCGCCTCGACCGCCTGGCCGACGGCCGCTTCGTAGTCGTCGACTACAAGACGGGCCGCTCGCCGCGCCCCGAGCAGTCCCGCTCGCGACTCGTCGGCGTGCAGTTCTACGCCTTCCTCTGTGAGCAGACCCTCGGCATCCGCCCGAGCGAGGTCCGCCTCATGTACCTGAAGGACCAGGTCGTGGTGGTCGAATCACCGACGGACCAGTCGATGCGCGGCCTCACCCAGCGGGCGCGGGCGGTGTGGACGGCGATCGAGCGCGCCTGCACGGCGGACGACTTCCGCCCCAACCCGTCCCCGTTGTGCAACTACTGCGCCTTTCAGGACTTCTGCCCCGCCTACGCGGCTGCCTCGGCCTGA
- a CDS encoding alpha/beta hydrolase, which yields MPTLLDAAGGGQIALHELAGDGEPGIVVVHATSFNAAALAPLARRMEGKRVVGLDLRGHGAASRGDAATFEWRSIGDDVLAALDWLEAHLPGPLHGFGHSAGGTALLLAAAARPERFARLYCYEPIALTDAQRAEEKLPGAFAGAARRRARFDSTLDALAYLGKRPPLSGLDPEVLTAYVEGGLREHPGGGVELACAPEFEAAVYRAGYEADVTAELAAVHCPVTVAFGGDSRGIGVAGSSLVASTVANGDLLRLERLGHLGPLDDPGAVAASVITVFETPES from the coding sequence ATGCCGACCCTCCTCGACGCCGCGGGCGGCGGGCAGATCGCGCTGCACGAGCTCGCGGGCGACGGCGAGCCGGGCATCGTCGTTGTCCACGCGACGAGCTTCAACGCCGCCGCGCTGGCACCACTCGCACGACGGATGGAGGGCAAGCGGGTGGTCGGCCTCGACCTGCGTGGCCATGGCGCCGCGTCGCGCGGTGATGCAGCGACCTTCGAATGGCGATCGATCGGCGACGACGTGCTCGCAGCCCTGGACTGGCTCGAGGCCCACCTCCCCGGGCCCCTCCACGGCTTCGGGCACTCGGCGGGAGGAACCGCCCTGCTCCTCGCCGCCGCTGCCCGCCCCGAGCGCTTCGCCCGCCTCTACTGCTACGAGCCCATCGCCCTCACCGACGCGCAGCGCGCCGAGGAGAAGCTGCCGGGAGCCTTCGCCGGCGCCGCGCGTCGACGGGCGCGCTTTGACAGCACGCTTGACGCACTCGCCTACCTCGGCAAGCGCCCGCCCCTCTCCGGCCTCGACCCGGAGGTGCTCACCGCCTACGTCGAGGGCGGTCTCCGCGAGCACCCCGGCGGAGGCGTCGAGCTCGCCTGCGCACCGGAGTTCGAGGCGGCCGTCTACCGCGCCGGCTACGAGGCCGACGTCACCGCCGAGCTGGCAGCGGTGCACTGCCCGGTGACGGTCGCCTTCGGCGGCGACAGCAGGGGGATCGGCGTGGCCGGCTCCTCGCTCGTCGCCTCCACCGTCGCGAACGGCGATCTGCTCCGCCTCGAGCGCCTCGGCCATCTCGGCCCGCTCGACGATCCCGGTGCGGTCGCCGCCTCGGTGATCACCGTCTTTGAGACACCCGAGTCCTAA
- a CDS encoding DedA family protein produces MEHFLLSAGYGALVLLAFVEACCIPIPSEITFGYAGVLVAEHHLELGLVIVLGTLAELAGSYVAYTIGRQGGRPLVERAGRFALVTAKDLDRAERWLSGRGEFAVALGRALPVVRAFVSLVAGIARMPRLRFLVFSLIGTLVYVTVLTVIGDAVGKTWHRVAHGFSLAGYVVVALVVVAIAVYVRHRLREVRRERLAEAKGA; encoded by the coding sequence ATGGAGCACTTCCTCTTGAGCGCGGGCTACGGCGCGCTGGTCCTCCTCGCCTTCGTCGAGGCGTGCTGCATCCCGATCCCCTCGGAGATCACCTTCGGCTACGCCGGCGTGCTCGTCGCGGAGCACCACCTCGAGCTCGGCCTCGTGATCGTGCTCGGGACCCTCGCAGAGCTCGCCGGCTCGTACGTCGCGTACACGATCGGACGACAAGGTGGACGCCCGCTCGTCGAGCGCGCCGGCCGCTTCGCCCTCGTCACCGCGAAGGACCTCGACCGCGCCGAGCGCTGGCTGTCGGGGCGCGGTGAGTTCGCCGTCGCGCTCGGCCGCGCACTCCCGGTGGTGCGTGCCTTCGTCTCGCTCGTCGCCGGTATCGCCCGCATGCCGCGGCTGCGCTTCCTCGTCTTCAGCCTCATCGGCACGCTCGTCTACGTCACCGTGCTCACAGTGATCGGCGACGCCGTCGGAAAGACGTGGCACCGGGTGGCGCACGGCTTCTCGCTGGCGGGCTACGTCGTCGTCGCGCTCGTCGTGGTCGCGATCGCCGTCTACGTGCGCCACCGCCTCCGCGAGGTGCGGCGCGAGCGGCTGGCCGAGGCCAAGGGCGCCTAA
- a CDS encoding phosphatase PAP2 family protein, with product MLRRLVTVFDDRVEALIAPLRGNRAADRVFYTASAVGDFGLIWVVYALLRALRGGRLNERAAIRTVVATGVESVLVNAILKSFVGRGRPVQAFDHPLPLRQPLSSSFPSGHATAAFCGATMLSEADGLAPLYLATAGVVALSRVYVRIHHASDVAAGVAVGVALGKLGKWLVPLGRRR from the coding sequence GTGCTCCGCCGCCTGGTGACCGTCTTCGATGATCGCGTCGAGGCCCTGATCGCCCCGCTGCGGGGCAACCGGGCTGCCGACCGAGTGTTTTACACCGCGTCCGCGGTCGGCGACTTCGGCCTCATCTGGGTCGTCTACGCGCTGCTGCGCGCGCTGCGCGGCGGACGGCTGAACGAGCGGGCCGCGATCCGGACCGTGGTCGCGACCGGGGTCGAGTCCGTCCTCGTGAACGCGATCCTGAAGTCCTTCGTCGGTCGCGGGCGCCCTGTCCAGGCCTTCGACCATCCCCTCCCCCTCCGCCAGCCGCTCTCGTCGAGCTTCCCCTCGGGCCACGCGACCGCAGCCTTCTGCGGCGCGACGATGCTCTCCGAGGCCGACGGTCTCGCACCCCTCTACCTCGCGACGGCAGGGGTCGTCGCGCTGTCGCGCGTCTATGTGCGGATCCACCACGCCTCCGACGTCGCCGCCGGGGTCGCGGTCGGCGTCGCCCTCGGCAAGCTCGGCAAGTGGCTCGTTCCCCTCGGGCGGCGGCGCTGA